The following are encoded together in the Kwoniella europaea PYCC6329 chromosome 1, complete sequence genome:
- a CDS encoding cytosolic Fe-S cluster assembly factor NBP35, with amino-acid sequence MIAVQAPLPPPSPLPLGPTSTVLPSSVPDNAPEHCPGVESSQAGKADACEGCPNQAVCAEGPKGPDPDLPLIRERMKSVKRKVLVLSGKGGVGKSTFSAGLSWALAADEECQTGIMDIDICGPSIPLLMGLSSSTIHTSSSGWSPAYALDNLAVMSIGFLLPSNSDAVIWRGPKKNGLIKQFLKDVEWGDLDYMVVDTPPGTSDEHLSIVQYLKETGIDGAVLVTTPQEVALQDVRKEIDFCRKVGIPILGLVENMSGFVCPKCKNENQIFAPTTGGAEAMGKELGIELLGKVPLDPRIGMTCDQGMSFLDEYPDSPATIAYLDIVQRIREILGDE; translated from the exons ATGATAGCTGTACAAGCGCCTCTGCCTCCCCCATCACCCCTTCCTCTCGGCCCTACTTCGACCGTCCTACCATCATCCGTCCCCGACAACGCCCCGGAACATTGTCCT GGCGTGGAATCATCTCAAGCAGGAAAGGCCGATGCATGCGAAGGATGTCCGAATCAAGCTGTTTGCGCAGAAGGACCAAAAGGACCGGATCCGGACTTACCGCTGATtagagagaggatgaagtcgGTCAAGAGAAAGGTTTTGGTGTTGtctggtaaaggtggagtGGGGAAAAGCACATTCTCAGCTGGGTTGTCATGGGCTTTAGCTGCAGATGAGGAGTGTCAG ACTGGTATAATGGATATCGACATTTGTGGACCCTCCATACCCTTGCTAATGGgtttatcatcatctaccatacACACCTCCTCATCCGGATGGTCTCCAGCTTACGCCCTCGATAATCTCGCTGTCATGTCCATAGGATTCTTATTGCCCTCCAACTCTGATGCGGTCATATGGAGAGGACCCAAGAAGAACGGATTGATAAAGCAGTTTTTGAAAGATGTGGAGTGGGGAGATTTAGATTATATGGTAGTGGATACACCACCTGGAACGTCAGACGAACATCTCTCGATCGTTCAGTACCTTAAAGAAACTGGAATAGACGGAGCGGTGTTGGTCACTACACCTCAAGAAGTAGCATTACAAGATGTGAGGAAAGAAATTGATTTCTGTCGGAAGGTGGGGATACCCATCTTGGGTTTAGTAGAAAACATGTCAGGTTTCGTTTGTCCAAAATGTAAGAATGAGAATCAGATATTCGCCCCTACCACAGGTGGCGCAGAAGCTATGGGTAAAGAGCTGGGAATAGAATTATTAGGCAAAGTACCGCTTGACCCTAGAATTGGAATGACCTGTGATCAGGGAATGAGCTTCTTGGATGAATATCCTGATAGTCCTGCGACTATCGCATATCTAGATATCGTACAGAGGATAAGAGAGATTTTGGGAGACGAATAG